A region of the Nocardia asteroides genome:
GAAGGCCAGTGCCGTCGCGATGGCCGGCGCAAGCTCATTCTTCAATTCCTCGATATTCGACACGACCCGCTCCACCGCCTTCTCGTCGAAGGCCAGCGATTTGGCGACGTCGTCGAAAATACCGAGGTAGTCGACGATCAGACCGTGTGTCTTGGCAGGCGGATACACCCGGTTGGTGCGAGTGATGGCCTGCAGCAGTGTGTGCTCCTTCAGCGGCCGGTCGAGATACTGGCAGTACAGGATCGGTGCGTCGAACCCGGTGAGAAGCTTGGCGGTGACGATGATGATCTTCAGCGGATCGGCGGGATCGTTGAACCGAGTGAGAATTTGCTCGAGTTGGTCTGCGGTGGGCGTCCATTGCGCCCAGTCATTGGAGTCGCCACGGGCTTTCGACATGACGATCGTCGACGCATCCGGACCCAGATATTTGTCGAGTTCGGCCTTGTAGGCAACGCAGCACGCCTTGTCGTAGGCAACCACCTGCGCCTTGAATCCCGACGGCTCGACCTTCGTGCGAAAGTGCTCGGCGATATCGGCGGCGATCTTCGCGATTCGCGACGGACTCTTGATCAACACCTCGATCGACGCCGCCTTCTGCGAGAGGGTGATCTTCTCCTGCTCCGACAGACCACGGTCGGCGACCAGTTCCTCGAAGGCGGCGTCGATATCCTCCTGATCGATGTGGATCTCCGACAGTCGCGGCTCGAAATGCAGTGGGAGCGTCGCCCCGTCACGGATCGAGTCGTGGAAGGAATAGCGCGACAGGTAGCCGCCCTCATCCTCGGGCGACCCGAACCACATAAAGGTGTTGCGGTCGCGCTTGTTGATCGGCGTACCGGTCAGGCCGAACAGGAAGGCGTTCGGCAGCGCCTCGCGCATCTTCTGGCCGTAGTCGCCCTCCTGCGACCGGTGCGCCTCGTCGACCATCACGATGATGTTGTGGCGAGTGTCCAGAACACCTGGCGCCTCACCGAATTTTTGCACCGTGGTGATGATAATCCGGCGGGCACCTCCGCTCAGCATGGTGTGCAGGTCGGCGCGGGAGTCCGCCGATTCGAGGCCCGGCACATCGGCTGCGTTGAAGGTCCCGGTGATCTGGGTGTCGAGATCGATGCGGTCGACCACGATCAGGATCGTCGGATTGGTCAATGCGGCCATCGCGCGCAACTTGAGCGCGGTGAAAACCATCAGCAACGACTTTCCCGATCCCTGGAAATGCCAGATCAGGCCCTGCTTGATCGTGCTACGCAACACGCGTTCGACAATGAGATTGGTCGCCTGGAACTGCTGGAACCGAGCGATGATCTTGATCTTGCGGTGCTGCTTATCGGTCGCGTAGAGGGTAAAGAACTGCAGAAAGTCTAGTACCGCAGCGGGTTTCAATACCCCCTCAGCCGCCTCCCTTACCGCGACCAGCCCGAACCTGGCCGGAGCATCCTCGTCGATCACCTCCTCGCGCCACGGCCCCCACAGTTCGATCGGCATTCCCACGGTGCCGTAGTGGAAGTCCTTCCCTTCACTCGCGAAGGAGAACACGTTGGGGACGA
Encoded here:
- a CDS encoding HsdR family type I site-specific deoxyribonuclease, whose amino-acid sequence is MAQFNEANTVRDLIRDIVESPHVQFVPGSELPRRTDEVMLESRVNEALINLNPEVDDSKAEQVLYHLRAILVSARKSGHPVVANEEFMAWLTGQKSMPFGPNGEHTTVRLINFDDPDDDSSNQWIISTEVIFRKGRAEKRFDLVLWCNGFPLVLGEAKSPTRSAYTWIDGAAQVHGDYEQTVPQFFVPNVFSFASEGKDFHYGTVGMPIELWGPWREEVIDEDAPARFGLVAVREAAEGVLKPAAVLDFLQFFTLYATDKQHRKIKIIARFQQFQATNLIVERVLRSTIKQGLIWHFQGSGKSLLMVFTALKLRAMAALTNPTILIVVDRIDLDTQITGTFNAADVPGLESADSRADLHTMLSGGARRIIITTVQKFGEAPGVLDTRHNIIVMVDEAHRSQEGDYGQKMREALPNAFLFGLTGTPINKRDRNTFMWFGSPEDEGGYLSRYSFHDSIRDGATLPLHFEPRLSEIHIDQEDIDAAFEELVADRGLSEQEKITLSQKAASIEVLIKSPSRIAKIAADIAEHFRTKVEPSGFKAQVVAYDKACCVAYKAELDKYLGPDASTIVMSKARGDSNDWAQWTPTADQLEQILTRFNDPADPLKIIIVTAKLLTGFDAPILYCQYLDRPLKEHTLLQAITRTNRVYPPAKTHGLIVDYLGIFDDVAKSLAFDEKAVERVVSNIEELKNELAPAIATALAFFPAVDRTVGGYEGLVQAQSAIADDDTKDAFGRAYSIVSQLWEALSPDPILTSFRDDYRWLTDVYESVRPSDITGRLVWHALGAKTIDLINEHVRVEIPQSSEEIVLDAATIEDLMQGKGPDVPREEIEKQVTARIARHLTNPVFVELGQRLNALREKYAGIQQSSLEFLRDLLELARDTVAAEKAAEQVPREEQGQAALTELFEALETDETPIIVGNVVSRIDEVVRGVRFDGWQDTIQGDKQVRQVLRQALYIQFKIRDSGVFEKALGYVREYY